From the Jatrophihabitans endophyticus genome, one window contains:
- the ileS gene encoding isoleucine--tRNA ligase: MTTTPERPGYRPLTPHVDLPALDREVIAGWRERTVFERSLDATADGPAWTFYEGPPTANGMPGTHHVEARVFKDVFPRWRTMKGYHVPRQAGWDCHGLPVELAVEKELGFTGKPDIENYGIAEFNAACRENVQRHVDAFLAMSERMGYWADYDNAYWTMTPDYVESVWWALKTIYDKGLLVEDFRVAPYCPRCGTGLSDHEVAQGYEDVTDPSVYVRFPVRAGGLAERHPGVALLIWTTTPWTLVSNTAAAVNPGVEYVVARAADGGPVVVAAALRAKVLGDDAEVLETVAGTDLVGTPYARPFDWVDFGDTDAAVHTVLAADFVTTDDGTGVVHEAPAFGAEDFALCRANGLPIVNPVEADGHFAAELPVVGGQFFKDADETIVRELTQRGLLFRHVAYEHSYPHCWRCHTPLMYYALPSWYIRTTAVKDELLAQNEATNWFPATIKHGRYGDWLDNNIDWALSRDRYWGTPLPVWRNDADPGREICVGSLAELQQLSGVELTDPHRPFVDDVTFTVAGQEGTYRRVPQVIDAWFDSGSMPFAQFGAPYRNADAAKAAYPADFICEAIDQTRGWFYSLMAVGTLVFEQSSYRNVVCLGHILAEDGRKMSKHLGNILEPIPLMDRHGADALRWFMLCSGSPWSSRRVGHKALEEIASKVVRTYWSVASFQSLYARANDWTPGGATGEPTVLDRWALSEVHRVAGEVDDALERFDTARAGKALAAYVDDLSNWYVRRSRRRFWDGDDAALATLHECLDVLTRLLAPFVPFVTEQVWQALYAATGAVDSVHLATWPEQDAAQVDATLAEQVALVRRLVELGRSARADSKVRTRQPLGQALISAPGWAALPAGLQDQVRDELNVVELADLGDTGELVQLSVKANFRELGRAFGKRTQAVANAIHAADADAFVAAYRAGTASVELDGETLPIAGEMVVVAETPRSGWAVASDGSDTVALDLELTHELRLAGLFREIVRTVQDARKNAGLDVTDRIELWWRVGGSPDPAEAIRRHADQFAREVLATTLTEGEPDEDAHRVEDAELGLTVWLRRAAT; encoded by the coding sequence ATGACCACCACGCCAGAGCGGCCCGGTTACCGGCCGCTCACGCCGCACGTCGACCTGCCCGCCCTCGACCGCGAGGTCATCGCCGGCTGGCGCGAGCGGACGGTCTTCGAGCGCAGCCTCGACGCCACCGCCGACGGCCCGGCCTGGACGTTCTACGAGGGCCCGCCCACGGCGAACGGCATGCCCGGCACCCACCACGTCGAGGCCCGCGTGTTCAAGGACGTCTTCCCGCGATGGCGGACGATGAAGGGCTACCACGTCCCCCGCCAGGCGGGGTGGGACTGCCACGGCCTGCCCGTCGAGCTGGCCGTCGAGAAGGAGCTCGGCTTCACCGGCAAACCCGACATCGAGAACTACGGCATCGCCGAGTTCAACGCCGCCTGCCGGGAGAACGTGCAGCGCCACGTCGACGCGTTCCTCGCCATGAGCGAGCGCATGGGCTACTGGGCCGACTACGACAACGCCTACTGGACGATGACCCCCGACTACGTCGAGTCGGTGTGGTGGGCGCTGAAGACCATCTACGACAAGGGTCTGCTCGTCGAGGACTTCCGCGTCGCGCCGTACTGCCCGCGCTGCGGGACGGGATTGAGCGACCACGAGGTCGCGCAGGGTTACGAGGACGTCACCGACCCGTCGGTCTACGTCCGTTTCCCCGTCCGCGCCGGCGGGCTCGCCGAACGCCACCCCGGCGTCGCGCTGCTCATCTGGACGACGACGCCGTGGACGCTCGTGTCGAACACCGCGGCCGCGGTGAACCCCGGCGTGGAGTACGTCGTCGCCCGAGCGGCCGACGGCGGACCCGTCGTCGTCGCGGCTGCCCTGCGCGCGAAGGTGCTCGGCGATGACGCGGAGGTGCTCGAGACCGTCGCCGGCACCGACCTGGTCGGCACCCCGTACGCGCGACCGTTCGACTGGGTGGACTTCGGCGACACCGACGCGGCCGTGCACACCGTGCTGGCCGCCGACTTCGTCACGACCGACGACGGCACGGGGGTGGTGCACGAGGCGCCGGCGTTCGGTGCCGAGGACTTTGCGCTCTGCCGCGCGAACGGCCTGCCGATCGTGAACCCGGTCGAGGCCGACGGCCACTTCGCCGCCGAGCTCCCGGTCGTCGGTGGGCAGTTCTTCAAGGACGCCGACGAGACCATCGTCCGCGAGCTGACCCAGCGCGGCTTGCTCTTCCGGCACGTCGCCTACGAGCACAGCTACCCGCACTGCTGGCGTTGCCACACACCGCTGATGTACTACGCGCTGCCGTCCTGGTACATCCGCACCACCGCCGTGAAGGACGAGCTCCTCGCCCAGAACGAGGCGACGAACTGGTTCCCGGCGACCATCAAGCACGGCCGCTACGGCGACTGGCTGGACAACAACATCGACTGGGCGCTGTCGCGCGACCGCTACTGGGGCACTCCCCTGCCCGTCTGGCGCAACGACGCCGACCCGGGCAGGGAGATCTGCGTCGGATCGCTGGCCGAACTGCAGCAGCTGTCCGGTGTCGAGCTCACCGATCCGCACCGGCCGTTCGTCGACGACGTCACCTTCACCGTCGCCGGCCAGGAGGGCACCTACCGTCGCGTGCCGCAGGTGATCGACGCCTGGTTCGACTCCGGCTCCATGCCCTTCGCGCAGTTCGGCGCGCCGTACCGCAACGCCGATGCCGCGAAGGCGGCCTACCCGGCCGACTTCATCTGCGAGGCGATCGACCAGACCCGCGGCTGGTTCTACTCGCTCATGGCGGTGGGGACGCTCGTGTTCGAGCAGTCCTCGTACCGCAACGTCGTCTGCCTCGGCCACATCCTCGCCGAGGACGGCCGCAAGATGAGCAAGCACCTGGGCAACATCCTCGAACCGATCCCGCTGATGGACCGGCACGGCGCCGACGCGCTGCGCTGGTTCATGCTGTGCAGCGGCTCGCCATGGTCGTCGCGCCGGGTGGGGCACAAGGCGTTGGAGGAGATCGCCTCGAAGGTCGTGCGGACGTACTGGTCGGTCGCCTCCTTCCAGTCCCTCTACGCGCGCGCCAACGACTGGACGCCCGGCGGGGCGACGGGTGAGCCCACCGTCCTGGACCGCTGGGCGCTGTCCGAGGTGCACCGCGTCGCCGGCGAGGTCGACGACGCCCTGGAGCGCTTCGACACCGCCCGGGCGGGCAAGGCGCTCGCCGCGTACGTCGACGACCTGTCGAACTGGTACGTGCGGCGCTCGCGCCGTCGCTTCTGGGACGGTGACGACGCTGCACTCGCCACGCTGCACGAGTGCCTCGACGTCCTCACCCGGTTGCTGGCCCCGTTCGTCCCCTTCGTCACCGAGCAGGTGTGGCAGGCCCTCTACGCCGCCACCGGCGCCGTCGACTCGGTGCACCTCGCCACCTGGCCGGAGCAGGACGCGGCCCAGGTCGACGCCACGCTGGCCGAGCAGGTCGCGCTGGTACGCCGCCTCGTCGAGCTCGGCCGCTCCGCCCGCGCCGACTCCAAGGTGAGGACGCGGCAGCCACTGGGTCAGGCACTGATCTCGGCGCCGGGGTGGGCCGCCCTGCCCGCGGGTCTGCAGGACCAGGTCCGCGACGAGCTCAACGTCGTCGAGCTCGCCGATCTCGGTGACACCGGCGAGCTCGTGCAGCTCTCGGTCAAGGCCAACTTCCGCGAGCTCGGCCGAGCGTTCGGCAAGCGGACGCAGGCGGTCGCGAACGCGATCCACGCCGCCGACGCCGACGCGTTCGTCGCGGCCTACCGGGCCGGTACGGCGAGCGTCGAGCTCGACGGCGAGACGCTGCCGATCGCCGGCGAGATGGTGGTCGTCGCCGAGACGCCGCGCTCGGGGTGGGCCGTCGCGTCGGACGGCTCGGACACCGTCGCACTCGACCTCGAGCTGACCCATGAACTGCGCCTGGCGGGGTTGTTCCGCGAGATCGTGCGCACGGTGCAGGACGCCCGCAAGAACGCCGGCCTCGACGTCACCGACCGCATCGAGCTCTGGTGGCGGGTCGGCGGGTCGCCCGACCCGGCCGAGGCGATCCGTAGGCACGCCGACCAGTTCGCTCGCGAGGTGCTCGCGACCACCCTGACCGAGGGCGAGCCGGACGAGGACGCCCACCGGGTCGAGGACGCCGAGCTCGGCCTCACCGTCTGGCTGCGCCGCGCCGCAACCTGA